The Punica granatum isolate Tunisia-2019 chromosome 4, ASM765513v2, whole genome shotgun sequence sequence TTATCTGTCATTCTATGATGCAATTCACCCTAAATTGTATGTACAtagttcaaattttttttgcagTCCTTGTTTTGTTCTTATAATTTCTGTTTAGCACATATATTGTGAATATGATGCAAAGGAAGACATAAAtagataaaagataaattataaaactaACCATTGCAACAACCCGATATCGAAGTAGCTGGGAATTTGCAATCTCGCCCTTGGGTGCAACATGGTGATGACCATGGAAATGACCGGCGGGAATCACTCCCATCTCCCTGTCTGGCTCAGCTGACAACCCCGCGGGGGTAATTCCCGCGTGGCTCTTCTTGCTGTATATGCTTGTGGCAAGGGAATCCACCATGAGGGTCACTATGGCGGAGAGCATGGCCACAAAGCCCGTAAAGGGGAACTTATACCATGGGTTCTCTGAGAGGCAGCTAGAGGTGAGCATGTCGAATGAGTCGGGGAGGAcgtgcatgaagccggtgccAAGAATGATTCCAGCAGCAAAGGCCTTTACTATCACAAAGAGGTCCTTGTCTGGTTGCAGGGCAGGGAAGACCTTGGTGAAGAGTGGGGCGCATACTCCAATCATGCTCGTCACTAGAATCGCTACGATCGCAATAATCTTCAGAGGCTGTGCCTCCGACTTGTTAATGCATGAGCTGTTTTCAGCCCCACAGTCCTCGGGGGCCACTGACTGCGCCTGGTGATTCAGGAGGGAAACGGTTATGAAGAAGATGCAAAATGTGAGTTTAGTGAAAGGTAATGAAGAAATCGCCATTGTTGGAAGGAACTCAGCTCTAGTTAGTAACTACTTCTCTAGCTCCCTCTCCTTTTCTTATGTCAAGTTCTTGGTGAGTGAGACAACTAGTCTCAGCTTCTTTTATAGAAGTTTAATTTGATAATTCGATACATAGTAGGACTACTCGCGctcctttattaattatttagaatttcaCATTCATTATACTAGGTATTTGGCCttctttgtaatcgaaaaaaatgactaatatatatagaaagtaGATATAGCTCTATGGCACACATTCTCGCTCATCAACTAAGTGATTGCATGATCGATTCTCATTATGGGACTATCAGTGCcccttttattaaatatattaaaatttcttttatgaatCTCTCTTATattcgaaaataaaaaaagaaattgtaatatatattaggCCACCAACTTCTAAAAATCactatattataataataataataataataataataataataatggcCTGTCcattatcgaaaaaaataataatggcCTGTCGAATTTTGAGATGGTAAGAAATCCGGGTCGAACTGCGATCCGTCTATGTGGGACCCGAACAGTAAGTGGCTCCCATTAAAGTAAGTACGCGAGGTTCGTATGTTGTAAACAGTGCCAATTGTTGCTCCATCCTGTTGCATCTCGTTTTTTGTTGTTTGCTTTCTCTGTCCAATAGGTTACGGTGATCGTGATTGATCTTGGAGAGTTTACAACGATGACTAAGTTCGAGGAGATCGTGTTGGCTCATGACTTGAGGCTCCGACTCACATGATCCATTTACGTAGACGTTCTAAGAATCATTAATCACATGAGGTTCGTAGTTTAATTTCACTTCGACATTTATTTTCGGTACCCAATATCatgattcaatttttttttcggtggtaTGATTCAGTTTTTCATGAGTCGGGTACGAGCATATCCTGATTTTCCTACAgagatttattttataatattagtgTGGCGTTTGGTACTTTCAgagtttatttatatattataaaaaaatgtaaaaaaattggCATAAGTATTAATGTAGGGGAACCCTGAACGTAGAGACAAGATCTCGTATGTTTTGGCACATAGGTTTGATGGTACTATtagtaatgattatatatcCGGCATTGTACTCTCAGGATTTTTCAAATAGTGCTGTCATTCGCTGGTTAGGTGGAGAAATGTTAActtaaaaatcataatttaggtttttttttttatgagattACAAgaaatattctcaatctattaatttaattaatactCACTTTCTAGAAATTTTGAACTTCTATAGGGGAAATCTGTCCATTAATAAAGTATTCAACTTGGACATCGCTCATCGTTGATAAACCATGTTAATAGAGTAGATTTTGAAACAAGAGGTCCAAATTAACTGGGGGCAAAGCGAAATCTTCTGGTGAAAAAAGTATATCATCAATCGTTAAGTATGTTTGGGAGCTTTTCAAGGGGACAATAGAGAGGAGAGAAGAGGAAAGGAGTGAAGAGGGAAGGTGAGGACAGGAGGTGATTTGGAGGGTAATGAGAGGAGGATCTCTCTTATATCAAAGAAgttagtaatatttttttcggtgtgtatcTTAGTATTCAAAAGTTCAATGAGTTATAATTCGATCGCTTTACtaaagagtaaaactctctcaagcATGAATTTCATTTACTCATAATACTTGAACTTAAAACCTACTTAAGGCAATGGCAGATCTCGCTAGGACTCAGGAATTAGTAGTTGCAAACTACAATCTATATTTGTATTGTATTCCAgccatttttaaattttatataccAAGAAAATTTTTCTCTCTCCATCTTTACAAGTGAAAATTCTCCGTTGAAATTCCTAAATCTTAGACAAATTTTTGTTGGTTATTCTCTCAAAATTTGTAACTTCACGacgaataaaaaattatattagtaaaaaaaaagattatgccTCAATAAATTAATCTTTTTGTTATTTGTTATATGTTATACTTTaacaaaattttccaaaattgaGTGGGTTTTGGGGGGGTGGCCGCGGGCGCGCTgggcttctttctttttcctgggcaaaaaatgaaaaagaaaaagaaaaagaaagaggaagagtGAAAGTGGAGGGATTTAGAGGAAGAGACTTGGAGGGGAAGGGGGAAACCCTTGATTaggaatttaatttttggagggaaagaaaaatgaaaggagATGTGGAGGACATGA is a genomic window containing:
- the LOC116203303 gene encoding fe(2+) transport protein 1-like, with product MAISSLPFTKLTFCIFFITVSLLNHQAQSVAPEDCGAENSSCINKSEAQPLKIIAIVAILVTSMIGVCAPLFTKVFPALQPDKDLFVIVKAFAAGIILGTGFMHVLPDSFDMLTSSCLSENPWYKFPFTGFVAMLSAIVTLMVDSLATSIYSKKSHAGITPAGLSAEPDREMGVIPAGHFHGHHHVAPKGEIANSQLLRYRVVAMVLELGIVVHSVVIGLSLGASNNVCTIKGLVAALCFHQMFEGMGLGGCILQAEYKLMKKLVMVFFFSITTPLGIAIGMGLSKAYRENSPNALITVGILNASSAGLLIYMALVDLLASDFMGPKLQASVKLQIKSYAAVLSGAGGMSLMAKWA